One part of the Deltaproteobacteria bacterium HGW-Deltaproteobacteria-4 genome encodes these proteins:
- the ftsW gene encoding putative lipid II flippase FtsW: protein MTEKLPSPPREYDWSILLLAVFLTAVGVVMVYSSSAEMADTLERYQKDDFYFLKRQAIFAVIGCGVMAGMMHYDYKKLRKVAGIGLLVCMFLLLAVYIPGLGVKINGAQRWLRLGFNLQPVELAKIALIIYMAHSLTKKQKKVREFVNGILPYTIVLGIILTLLMLQPDLGSAMTLVAVAIAMLFIAGMRYAYFGYLLAILIPLGAFFVMNSNYRMQRILGFLDPWKDPTGNGLQIIQSWIAIGSGGIFGKGLGEGRQKLFYLPEAHTDFILSVIGEEWGFVGVSLIVLCVYLLFRRGMNTALMAPDDFGRYLAFGITFLLAFQAVFNMCVVLGLVPTKGLALPFISYGGSSLVCTLAAIGILLNVSSQAQGRGVSS, encoded by the coding sequence ATGACCGAAAAACTCCCCAGCCCGCCGCGAGAATATGATTGGAGCATCCTCCTCCTCGCAGTCTTCCTCACCGCCGTTGGGGTGGTCATGGTCTATTCGTCATCCGCGGAAATGGCTGACACGCTGGAGCGCTATCAAAAAGATGATTTTTACTTCCTGAAACGGCAAGCCATCTTCGCCGTTATCGGCTGCGGTGTTATGGCCGGGATGATGCATTACGATTACAAAAAACTACGTAAAGTTGCCGGGATCGGCTTGCTGGTTTGCATGTTCCTGCTTTTGGCGGTTTATATTCCCGGTCTGGGAGTGAAAATCAACGGGGCGCAGCGTTGGCTGCGTCTTGGCTTTAATCTGCAACCGGTCGAACTCGCCAAGATTGCCCTGATTATTTACATGGCGCACTCCTTGACCAAAAAGCAAAAAAAAGTCCGTGAATTCGTCAACGGCATTCTCCCCTACACTATCGTCCTCGGCATTATTCTCACCTTGCTAATGCTTCAACCCGACCTTGGCAGTGCCATGACTCTCGTCGCCGTTGCCATCGCCATGCTTTTTATTGCCGGCATGCGCTATGCTTATTTCGGCTACCTCCTCGCCATTCTTATCCCCCTTGGGGCATTTTTTGTGATGAACAGTAATTACCGAATGCAGCGGATCTTGGGCTTTCTTGACCCATGGAAGGATCCGACTGGAAACGGCTTGCAGATTATTCAAAGCTGGATCGCCATCGGTAGCGGTGGAATCTTTGGAAAGGGACTCGGTGAAGGGCGGCAAAAACTCTTCTATCTGCCGGAAGCTCATACCGATTTCATCCTTTCGGTCATCGGTGAAGAGTGGGGTTTTGTCGGTGTCTCACTGATCGTCCTCTGTGTTTACCTCCTCTTTCGCCGCGGCATGAACACGGCGCTCATGGCACCGGATGACTTTGGTCGCTATCTTGCTTTCGGGATTACGTTTCTTCTCGCTTTCCAGGCCGTCTTCAACATGTGCGTTGTCCTTGGTCTTGTCCCGACCAAAGGACTGGCCCTCCCCTTCATCTCTTACGGCGGCTCCAGCCTGGTCTGCACCCTGGCAGCAATCGGCATCCTCCTGAATGTGTCGAGTCAGGCGCAAGGGCGGGGAGTGTCTTCATGA
- the murG gene encoding undecaprenyldiphospho-muramoylpentapeptide beta-N-acetylglucosaminyltransferase, translating into MRMLLAGGGTGGHLFPAVALAQRLLEIDATAQVLFVGTKNGIEATVLPELGLPLETIEISGIAGRGLFERLRIAPALLKSVRQSLAILKRFQPDVVVGVGGYASGPALLAARLSKVPFLIHEQNAEFGLTNRFLSRWAQRICLSFPPPADRPLPPKRTVVTGNPVRHGMTAVGPIPAEERTLLVFGGSRGAQAINDAVVAAIPALTQLCPELRIIHQTGSTDYERIAAAYAALGLSTKNLSPFLQDMARAYAQAHLVLCRAGATTLAELTATGRPAILIPYPYAAADHQTTNARILAEQGAALLLPQNEISSYNLATLVGNLLNDRPTLLRMAQSAHALGQPAAVDKLLAECHSIARKG; encoded by the coding sequence ATGAGAATGCTTCTGGCCGGCGGTGGCACTGGTGGACATCTCTTTCCGGCCGTGGCTTTGGCGCAAAGGTTGTTGGAAATAGACGCGACGGCGCAAGTCCTTTTTGTCGGAACGAAAAACGGGATCGAAGCGACTGTCCTCCCCGAACTCGGCCTCCCCCTCGAAACGATTGAAATTTCGGGAATCGCCGGGCGTGGCTTATTTGAGCGTTTGCGTATCGCCCCGGCCCTGCTGAAGAGCGTACGACAATCGCTCGCTATTCTCAAAAGATTTCAGCCGGATGTCGTTGTCGGCGTCGGGGGTTATGCTTCCGGACCAGCACTGCTCGCCGCCCGTCTCTCCAAGGTTCCTTTTCTGATTCACGAGCAGAATGCCGAGTTCGGCCTGACCAATCGATTTTTGTCCCGCTGGGCGCAACGGATCTGCCTCTCCTTTCCGCCGCCCGCTGACCGTCCTTTACCACCAAAGCGCACGGTCGTCACCGGTAATCCAGTGCGTCACGGCATGACTGCTGTCGGGCCGATCCCGGCAGAAGAACGAACCCTTCTGGTGTTCGGTGGCAGTCGCGGCGCCCAGGCCATCAACGATGCTGTCGTGGCAGCTATTCCGGCGCTCACGCAACTCTGTCCGGAACTACGCATAATCCATCAAACCGGCAGCACTGATTACGAACGAATCGCCGCCGCTTATGCCGCGCTCGGGCTGAGTACAAAGAATCTCTCTCCGTTTCTGCAAGATATGGCGCGTGCTTATGCACAGGCGCATCTAGTCCTGTGCCGTGCCGGCGCGACCACACTGGCAGAATTGACCGCAACCGGCCGGCCGGCGATCTTGATCCCTTACCCCTACGCCGCTGCCGACCATCAAACCACGAATGCACGGATTTTGGCGGAACAGGGGGCGGCTCTCCTCCTGCCGCAGAATGAAATCTCGTCTTATAACCTGGCGACCCTTGTGGGGAATCTCCTCAACGATCGCCCGACACTGTTGCGGATGGCACAAAGCGCGCACGCCCTCGGGCAACCCGCTGCCGTCGACAAGTTACTGGCCGAGTGCCACAGCATTGCCAGGAAAGGCTGA
- a CDS encoding UDP-N-acetylmuramate--L-alanine ligase has protein sequence MYGKIRKIHFIGIGGIGMSGIAEVLLNLNYQISGSDLRASDITQRLGAMGAEIYLGHAASNLRDVDVVVTSSAVKIDNAEVAEALRRLIPVIPRAEMLAELMRMKYGIAVAGTHGKTTTTSMVATILCHGDLDPTAVIGGRLDAFGSNAKLGQGKFLVAEADESDGSFLKLSPTIAIVTNIDADHLDFYRDLEEIKETFVEFINKIPFYGRAILCLDDKNIQGIIPQIRKRFTTYGFSAQADFQASEVEHRELQTSFAVDYCGERLGRISFQMPGDHNVLNALAATAAAMEVGLDFAAIAAGFKNFGGVQRRFQIKDEINGIMVVDDYGHHPAEIKATLNAARNGWERRIVTVFQPHRYSRTAALFDDFTTAFYETDQLIILDIYAAGEDAIDGISSAKLAAQVSGHGHKDVHYLADRDQVVEHLLATCQEGDIVITMGAGNVWQVGEEFIKRLHVAVQKQERT, from the coding sequence ATGTACGGAAAAATCCGCAAAATCCACTTTATCGGCATCGGCGGCATCGGTATGAGCGGTATTGCCGAAGTCCTTCTTAATCTCAATTACCAGATCTCCGGATCAGATCTCCGTGCAAGCGACATTACCCAGCGTCTTGGGGCGATGGGGGCGGAGATCTATCTCGGCCATGCCGCCAGCAACCTGCGCGATGTTGACGTTGTTGTCACCTCCAGTGCAGTTAAGATTGATAATGCCGAAGTCGCCGAGGCGCTTCGCCGCCTGATTCCGGTGATTCCCCGCGCTGAGATGCTCGCGGAACTGATGCGGATGAAGTATGGTATTGCTGTTGCCGGCACGCACGGCAAAACGACGACAACGAGTATGGTCGCTACGATCCTTTGTCATGGAGACCTTGATCCGACGGCGGTCATCGGTGGTCGGCTTGATGCCTTTGGTTCCAACGCCAAACTCGGTCAGGGGAAGTTCCTTGTTGCCGAGGCGGATGAATCAGATGGCTCCTTCCTCAAACTCTCGCCGACGATTGCAATAGTGACCAACATTGATGCCGACCACCTTGACTTCTATCGCGACCTAGAGGAAATCAAGGAGACCTTCGTCGAATTTATTAATAAAATCCCCTTTTATGGTCGCGCCATCCTGTGTCTCGACGACAAGAACATTCAAGGCATTATCCCCCAGATCCGCAAACGCTTCACCACCTACGGTTTCTCAGCCCAAGCCGACTTTCAGGCCAGCGAAGTCGAACACCGGGAGCTACAGACCTCCTTTGCCGTCGACTACTGCGGTGAACGCCTCGGGCGTATCTCCTTCCAGATGCCCGGCGACCACAACGTTCTCAACGCCCTGGCTGCCACCGCCGCGGCTATGGAGGTGGGTCTTGACTTTGCGGCGATCGCGGCCGGCTTTAAAAATTTTGGCGGGGTGCAGCGGCGTTTTCAGATCAAAGATGAAATTAACGGCATTATGGTTGTTGATGACTACGGGCACCACCCGGCAGAGATCAAGGCAACGCTCAATGCCGCCAGAAACGGCTGGGAGCGGCGGATTGTGACCGTCTTCCAACCCCATCGTTACAGCCGCACCGCTGCACTTTTCGATGATTTTACGACCGCATTTTATGAAACAGATCAATTGATCATCCTCGACATCTATGCTGCGGGAGAAGATGCAATTGACGGCATCAGCTCAGCAAAACTTGCTGCACAGGTCTCCGGGCACGGGCACAAAGATGTTCACTACCTTGCTGATCGCGACCAGGTTGTTGAACACCTCCTTGCCACCTGTCAAGAAGGGGACATTGTCATCACCATGGGGGCGGGAAATGTCTGGCAAGTCGGGGAGGAGTTCATCAAGAGACTGCACGTTGCTGTGCAGAAGCAGGAGAGGACATGA
- a CDS encoding D-alanine--D-alanine ligase has translation MNRNELRKMKIAVLYGGVSSEREISLRTGSAVLTALTRCGYNAVGIDADRDVASKLVAAGAEIVFIALHGRHGEDGTMQGLLEILSLPYTGSGVLASSMAMDKVATKRLFLQQGISTPDFCVYHQGDNIENFTAQIKHWPVIAKPVHEGSTIGVTIAHNPEDLAAGLEAGLTYDRTILVEEFIQGDEATVSVLNGVALPVIQVVPKSGFYDFSSKYTTGQTEYLLPAPFSREIYAELQESAIAAITILDCLGAARADFMIKNGKIYCLEVNTIPGMTETSLLPKAAMQAGIDFDELVQRILESAGTGK, from the coding sequence ATGAATCGGAACGAACTGCGAAAGATGAAAATAGCCGTCCTTTACGGCGGGGTCTCCTCGGAACGGGAGATTTCGCTGCGGACCGGGAGTGCCGTCCTGACAGCCCTGACCCGCTGTGGCTATAACGCTGTAGGCATCGATGCGGATCGCGATGTCGCCAGCAAGCTTGTTGCTGCCGGAGCAGAGATCGTTTTTATCGCACTGCACGGTCGCCACGGTGAAGACGGCACCATGCAGGGGCTATTGGAGATCCTCAGCCTCCCCTACACCGGCAGCGGCGTCCTTGCTTCGAGTATGGCCATGGATAAAGTGGCGACAAAGCGCTTGTTCCTGCAACAGGGAATATCCACCCCGGACTTTTGCGTTTATCATCAAGGCGACAATATTGAAAACTTCACGGCGCAGATCAAACACTGGCCGGTCATTGCCAAGCCTGTCCATGAAGGCTCGACTATCGGCGTCACAATTGCGCATAATCCCGAGGACTTAGCAGCGGGGCTCGAGGCGGGCCTGACTTATGATCGCACCATCCTTGTCGAGGAATTTATCCAAGGGGACGAGGCGACAGTGAGCGTGCTCAATGGCGTGGCCCTCCCGGTGATTCAGGTCGTGCCGAAGAGCGGCTTTTATGATTTTTCCTCGAAATATACGACCGGACAAACGGAATATCTCCTCCCCGCCCCCTTCTCCCGGGAGATTTATGCGGAACTCCAAGAGTCTGCTATCGCTGCCATCACCATCCTCGACTGTCTGGGCGCAGCCCGGGCAGATTTCATGATCAAAAATGGCAAGATCTACTGTCTAGAGGTTAATACGATTCCAGGGATGACAGAGACAAGTCTTCTCCCTAAAGCTGCGATGCAGGCCGGTATCGATTTTGATGAACTTGTGCAGCGTATTCTCGAAAGTGCCGGGACGGGGAAATAG
- a CDS encoding cell division protein FtsQ translates to MHDFKPKRSNQVTATRYTRTTVKPNRKRKETKPPRDWGIFFSRIYHLSKWPSLACCAVLVLVVLFHAGKSTICDSNFFRVANIEVISEGRIEASIVRELSGVQNGLSMFGLDLKSIGTRIEKNPWISSAEVERVFPRTVTIKVTEFIPAAIINHGCLYYVAQNGTVFKPLEMGEKINFPLLTGMEQKDILKNREETRLLLAGAIRLAESLQSRKAFNLQKLSEIRIDPLQGYELMTLQGGVPVKIGFDNFEPKLARLDRIFAEIESRLSVTQYIDLNSADRVIVKLDPIVIQSKQEKS, encoded by the coding sequence ATGCACGATTTTAAACCAAAACGCTCTAATCAAGTCACGGCGACACGCTATACCCGGACAACAGTCAAGCCGAACCGTAAGCGTAAAGAAACAAAACCCCCTCGGGATTGGGGAATTTTTTTCTCCAGGATCTATCACCTCAGCAAGTGGCCCTCCCTTGCTTGTTGTGCGGTACTGGTTCTTGTTGTCCTTTTCCATGCCGGAAAATCGACGATTTGTGATTCAAATTTTTTTCGGGTCGCAAATATTGAGGTCATCAGTGAAGGACGAATCGAGGCTTCTATTGTCCGTGAACTCTCCGGTGTGCAAAACGGATTAAGCATGTTTGGTCTTGACCTCAAAAGCATCGGCACCAGGATTGAAAAAAATCCCTGGATTTCCAGCGCTGAAGTCGAGCGGGTATTCCCCCGGACCGTGACGATCAAAGTCACAGAATTTATCCCTGCAGCCATCATCAATCACGGCTGTCTTTATTATGTTGCACAGAATGGAACGGTCTTTAAGCCCCTTGAAATGGGTGAGAAAATTAATTTTCCCCTGTTGACCGGAATGGAACAAAAGGATATCTTAAAAAATCGTGAAGAGACGCGACTACTCCTTGCCGGCGCCATCCGCTTAGCGGAATCGTTACAATCACGTAAAGCGTTCAACCTGCAAAAACTCTCAGAAATTCGCATAGACCCCTTGCAAGGGTATGAACTGATGACGTTGCAAGGCGGAGTTCCGGTGAAAATCGGTTTTGACAACTTTGAACCCAAGCTGGCGCGACTGGATCGAATCTTTGCTGAAATTGAATCACGCTTGTCGGTGACGCAATATATTGACCTTAATTCTGCCGATCGTGTCATCGTTAAACTCGATCCGATCGTGATCCAAAGTAAACAGGAAAAAAGTTAA
- the ftsA gene encoding cell division protein FtsA codes for MSSRQENLVVGLDIGTTKICAIVGNLTEEGLDIVGIGTSPSRGLRKGVVINIDATVDAIQKALKEAERMAGCEISSVFAGIAGGHIKGLNSQGIIAIKNREVTQDDVRRVIDAAKAIAIPMDREVLHILPQEYIIDDQDGIKEPLGMSGVRLEARVHIVTGAVASAQNIIKCCTRAGVDVADIVLEQLASSEAVLAPDEKELGVALIDIGGGTTDIAIYVDGAIKHTAVLALGGNHLTNDIAVGLRTPMAEAERIKHKYGCCLTSLVGKDETIEVPSVGGRQPRILSRQLLAEILEPRVEEIFALVHRELARSGYESVIASGIVLTGGTAILPGMPELAEQIFNLPVRRGVPQGIGGLVDVVNSPVYATGVGLVKYGSRNMEVRTFSKGQKNVFERVTQRMKEWFGEFF; via the coding sequence ATGAGCAGTAGACAGGAGAATCTTGTTGTCGGTCTCGACATCGGCACGACAAAAATATGTGCAATTGTCGGCAACCTGACCGAGGAGGGCCTCGATATTGTCGGAATCGGGACATCACCGTCACGAGGGTTGCGTAAGGGGGTGGTCATTAATATTGACGCTACCGTCGATGCGATTCAAAAAGCCCTAAAAGAAGCCGAACGCATGGCTGGTTGCGAAATCAGCTCTGTCTTTGCCGGAATCGCTGGTGGACATATCAAAGGATTGAACTCGCAGGGGATCATCGCTATCAAAAATCGCGAGGTCACCCAGGATGATGTCCGCCGCGTCATTGATGCCGCCAAAGCTATCGCAATACCGATGGATCGGGAAGTGCTTCATATTCTTCCCCAGGAATATATAATTGATGATCAAGATGGCATTAAAGAACCATTGGGAATGAGTGGCGTGCGCCTGGAGGCGCGTGTCCATATTGTCACCGGAGCGGTTGCCAGTGCTCAAAATATTATTAAATGCTGTACGCGGGCCGGCGTCGATGTCGCGGATATCGTCCTCGAGCAACTCGCTTCCTCCGAAGCGGTATTAGCCCCTGACGAAAAAGAACTCGGTGTTGCCCTCATCGACATCGGGGGGGGGACCACAGATATTGCCATCTATGTAGACGGTGCGATTAAACATACAGCTGTCCTCGCCTTGGGGGGAAACCATCTCACCAACGATATAGCTGTCGGACTACGGACCCCGATGGCGGAGGCGGAGCGAATCAAACACAAATACGGCTGCTGCCTGACATCATTAGTCGGCAAGGACGAGACGATTGAAGTCCCTTCTGTGGGAGGACGACAGCCGCGCATCCTGTCACGGCAGCTCCTTGCTGAAATTCTTGAGCCACGCGTTGAAGAGATTTTTGCTCTGGTTCACCGGGAATTGGCACGGAGTGGCTATGAAAGTGTCATTGCTTCTGGGATTGTCCTCACCGGTGGGACAGCAATCCTGCCAGGGATGCCCGAACTTGCCGAACAAATCTTCAATCTTCCGGTACGCCGCGGCGTCCCGCAGGGAATTGGCGGACTTGTTGACGTTGTCAACTCTCCAGTCTATGCCACTGGGGTCGGTCTCGTCAAATACGGCTCACGCAACATGGAAGTTCGCACTTTTTCCAAAGGGCAAAAGAATGTCTTTGAACGGGTGACCCAACGCATGAAGGAGTGGTTTGGCGAGTTTTTCTGA
- a CDS encoding cell division protein FtsZ gives MFEFDENIDQSARIKVIGVGGGGGNAINTMIKTGIDGVEFIVANTDAQALRANTASLKIQLGAKLTKGLGAGANPEVGKEAALEDRDRIASILNGADMVFVAVGLGGGTGTGAAPVIAQAAREVGALTVGVVTKPFSREGKLRMQKAEDGVIALKEVVDCLLVIPNDRLIGLAGKSMSVVDAFRPADDVLRQAVQGISDLITTQGMINVDFADVKAVMSDRGMAMMGIGIAEGEKRATEAAMQAISSPLLEEIDISGAKGVLVNICGSSSMTMDDFDEVSRIIHEKVHEDANIIVGLVINEEMGQKIKVTAIATGFGSSFTKNKTNEEQQKTRHNINIVPPVGTHTNREIPTFIRLEKQKSLPAGIRLDLNDTIEEYEIPTFLRKRVD, from the coding sequence ATGTTCGAATTTGATGAAAATATCGATCAGTCAGCAAGAATCAAAGTGATCGGCGTCGGCGGTGGCGGTGGTAATGCTATCAATACAATGATCAAAACTGGTATTGATGGCGTGGAATTTATTGTTGCTAACACAGATGCGCAGGCCCTGAGGGCGAATACAGCATCACTTAAAATCCAACTCGGTGCAAAGCTTACGAAAGGTCTTGGCGCAGGTGCCAATCCTGAAGTAGGGAAGGAAGCAGCCCTGGAAGATCGCGATCGTATTGCTTCCATCCTTAATGGTGCAGATATGGTCTTTGTGGCAGTCGGACTTGGCGGTGGAACCGGAACGGGCGCCGCGCCGGTCATCGCTCAAGCGGCGAGAGAAGTAGGGGCCTTGACAGTGGGTGTTGTGACCAAGCCCTTTAGTCGCGAAGGCAAGTTACGTATGCAGAAAGCAGAAGACGGCGTCATCGCCCTCAAAGAGGTCGTCGATTGCCTTCTGGTAATCCCCAACGACCGATTAATCGGGCTCGCAGGAAAATCGATGAGTGTTGTCGACGCCTTCCGCCCAGCCGATGATGTTCTGCGTCAAGCAGTCCAGGGGATTTCTGATCTCATTACTACGCAAGGGATGATCAATGTCGACTTTGCCGACGTCAAGGCGGTCATGAGTGATCGTGGCATGGCGATGATGGGGATCGGTATCGCTGAGGGAGAAAAGCGCGCCACTGAGGCAGCTATGCAGGCGATTAGCAGCCCCCTTCTCGAAGAAATTGATATCTCCGGGGCGAAGGGAGTGTTGGTCAATATTTGCGGTTCATCGAGTATGACCATGGATGATTTTGATGAAGTTTCCCGCATTATCCACGAAAAAGTCCATGAAGATGCCAACATCATAGTCGGTCTTGTCATTAATGAAGAGATGGGACAGAAGATCAAAGTGACTGCTATTGCCACCGGATTTGGCTCGTCCTTTACAAAAAACAAGACCAACGAAGAGCAACAAAAGACAAGGCACAATATTAATATTGTGCCTCCGGTAGGGACACATACCAATCGCGAAATACCGACGTTCATCCGCTTGGAGAAGCAAAAGAGTCTTCCTGCCGGGATTCGCCTTGATTTGAATGATACGATTGAAGAATATGAAATTCCCACTTTTTTACGTAAGCGTGTAGACTAA